A window of Polaribacter litorisediminis contains these coding sequences:
- a CDS encoding hybrid sensor histidine kinase/response regulator transcription factor, whose product MFKHFLYFFAFIFSTNFFSQNNAENYVIEFITTKEGLSHNYVSSLVSDDLNMKWIGTENGITKFNGYDYEYIKPNEKYKGLINENIEVLFLDNEANLWIGTKSGGISYLDIRKNSIRDFNHLIDIANQGNLRITSISQDSESNIWIGTWKSGVFVIDFKNDKLKEHFNYYEPIYSIKKDFKNNMWFCSGNRLFQYFSETKKIKIHQFPNALSDILPDQSRNKVWITSSKNDQNIYNYDYANESIKSVKVDVKSSFTKKMSLDKYNRIWIGTWRNGVFRSNDDISEFKKVQLVSENSRILKGNYTTILNIHHDKNNVTWLSTAGGGIVKILEGNGFKNIDQALLKSDFKEFINCTSIYKNKQKVFLGTLLKGVYFGDDFSNLKQIESLGNVKINALYEHQNKLYIATAEGFAIFDLSTEKTLFYNTEIKKPTSFLIKDNTLFIGTQQSGLAIVNLDYINDSNAYVFYSEDFRENRIESNRVTSIVEDANGKIWVGTYNGIHCYNKQEKTFINQSNLLKEKLPSVIINSMAIRDGKIWLATPNGLIKLNNNKTNLTIEEILTKKEGLNSDFICAIAFDNQSNLWFSTHTEIVKYDYIKKSITSYGDINGIQSTSFNNNSFFNYNGETIFFGGVDNVTCFNPSEIKDYENIPEIIYTNLRVNNQLITFQEGNSILEKNFNYAKEINLSYKENFFSTRFAVNDFLGDLNLRYKYKLNDYQNQWIDLQNRNEINFAGLSPGKYVLEVKSSRDNKNWSQPKSITIKLSGSPWKSNLAIFMYISIISLIAVYLIRNNNARIRLKNKLEIAKIDKEKEVELSEAKLNFFTNISHEFRTPLTLIISPLKELMENDNLPPKVYNSLSYIDRNTSRLLNLINQLLDFRKADHGLLKLDVSNGNFVRFSSEVFLYFKEAAKSKNIKYSFKTNKEVIQFPFDRNKMEIVLCNILSNALKYTSSGDKIKMKIDSDDEYCIISITDTGIGMNAKYLEKIFDRFFQIKSANSVKMIGSGIGLSFSKKIVELHHGSIIAKSTVNEGAEFIIKLTLDPNLYAGEINENFMTSENIKGYVRNTDSEQLESLKIEPKKHKILIIDDNVEILSYLKDILSETYDVIQAENGDVGFKKASSEVPDVIISDVMMPGKDGITLCKELKSQITTSHIPIILLTARTSTVFEIEGLKTGANDYVTKPFDAKIIKARLESLIENQDKLKLHLLNKVRFEPTAKEVESDSDTENTFINKAILLVENNLENNSFGIETMVDALNMSRSSLFRKIKSLTGLSLSAFIRSIRLKKAAHLILTSDLNLSQIAYEVGFNDYKYFKTSFKKQFKCLPSKYSGLYEKGDKEITS is encoded by the coding sequence ATGTTTAAACATTTTTTATACTTTTTTGCCTTTATTTTTTCAACAAATTTCTTTTCTCAAAACAATGCTGAAAATTATGTAATAGAATTTATTACCACAAAAGAAGGTTTATCTCACAACTACGTATCTAGTTTAGTTAGTGATGATTTAAATATGAAATGGATCGGAACCGAAAATGGCATCACAAAATTTAACGGTTACGATTATGAATACATTAAACCCAATGAAAAATACAAAGGTTTAATCAATGAAAATATAGAAGTTCTTTTTTTAGATAATGAGGCTAATTTATGGATTGGTACTAAAAGTGGAGGCATCTCTTATTTAGATATTAGAAAAAATAGCATAAGAGATTTTAACCATTTAATAGACATTGCCAACCAAGGCAATCTTAGAATTACATCAATTTCTCAAGATTCTGAAAGTAATATCTGGATTGGAACTTGGAAAAGTGGTGTTTTTGTTATTGATTTTAAAAACGATAAATTAAAAGAACATTTTAACTACTACGAACCTATTTATAGCATTAAAAAAGACTTTAAAAACAACATGTGGTTTTGCAGTGGTAATAGGCTTTTTCAATACTTTTCAGAAACTAAAAAAATTAAAATTCATCAATTTCCCAATGCTCTAAGTGATATTTTACCCGATCAGAGTAGAAATAAAGTTTGGATAACCAGCAGTAAAAATGATCAAAACATCTATAATTATGATTATGCAAACGAAAGTATTAAATCGGTAAAAGTTGATGTTAAAAGTAGTTTTACAAAAAAAATGTCTCTTGATAAATACAATAGAATTTGGATTGGTACATGGAGAAATGGGGTTTTTAGAAGTAACGATGATATCAGTGAATTTAAAAAAGTACAACTTGTTTCAGAAAATTCTAGAATATTAAAAGGCAACTATACAACTATATTAAATATTCATCATGATAAAAATAATGTTACTTGGCTATCTACAGCTGGTGGAGGTATTGTGAAGATTTTAGAAGGAAATGGATTTAAAAATATAGATCAAGCCTTATTAAAAAGTGACTTTAAAGAGTTTATCAATTGCACGAGTATTTATAAAAACAAACAGAAAGTATTTTTAGGAACCCTATTAAAAGGAGTTTATTTTGGTGATGATTTCTCGAATCTAAAACAAATTGAAAGTCTCGGCAATGTAAAAATAAATGCACTTTACGAACACCAAAACAAGCTTTACATTGCTACAGCAGAAGGTTTTGCAATTTTTGATTTGTCAACTGAAAAAACATTATTTTATAACACCGAAATTAAAAAACCAACAAGTTTTTTAATCAAAGACAATACGCTTTTTATAGGAACACAACAAAGTGGTTTGGCTATTGTAAATCTTGATTACATAAATGACTCAAACGCCTATGTATTTTATAGTGAAGATTTTAGAGAAAATAGAATAGAGAGTAATAGAGTTACCTCTATTGTAGAAGATGCTAACGGAAAAATTTGGGTAGGCACTTATAATGGTATTCATTGCTACAACAAACAAGAGAAAACGTTCATCAATCAAAGTAATTTGCTTAAAGAAAAATTACCAAGTGTTATTATCAACTCAATGGCAATTAGAGATGGTAAAATTTGGCTAGCAACACCTAATGGACTGATTAAGTTAAACAACAACAAAACCAATTTAACTATAGAAGAAATTCTTACAAAGAAAGAAGGTTTAAATAGCGATTTTATTTGTGCAATTGCCTTTGATAACCAATCAAATTTATGGTTTAGTACCCATACAGAAATTGTAAAATACGATTATATTAAGAAATCAATAACAAGTTATGGAGATATTAATGGTATACAATCTACCTCTTTTAACAACAACAGCTTCTTTAATTATAATGGTGAAACCATTTTTTTTGGTGGCGTAGATAATGTCACTTGCTTTAATCCTTCAGAAATTAAAGACTATGAAAATATACCTGAAATAATTTATACCAATCTAAGGGTTAATAACCAATTAATTACCTTTCAAGAAGGGAACTCTATTCTCGAAAAAAACTTTAATTATGCCAAAGAAATAAACTTATCATACAAAGAAAATTTTTTTTCAACACGTTTTGCTGTCAACGATTTTTTGGGTGATTTAAATTTAAGATACAAGTACAAATTAAATGATTATCAAAATCAATGGATTGATTTACAAAACAGAAACGAAATAAATTTTGCAGGTTTATCTCCAGGAAAATATGTTTTAGAAGTAAAATCATCTAGGGATAATAAAAACTGGAGTCAACCAAAATCTATTACCATTAAATTATCTGGCTCTCCGTGGAAAAGTAATCTTGCCATTTTTATGTACATTTCAATTATATCACTAATTGCTGTATATTTAATTCGTAATAATAATGCGAGGATAAGGCTTAAAAATAAATTAGAAATTGCCAAGATAGACAAAGAAAAAGAAGTAGAATTATCAGAAGCTAAACTAAACTTTTTTACCAATATTTCTCATGAATTTAGAACGCCACTAACTCTCATAATCAGCCCTTTAAAAGAGTTGATGGAAAATGACAACTTACCACCAAAAGTCTACAATAGTTTAAGTTATATTGATAGAAATACAAGTAGATTGTTAAACTTAATAAATCAATTATTAGATTTTAGAAAAGCAGACCATGGTTTGTTAAAATTAGATGTTTCTAATGGTAATTTTGTTAGGTTTTCTAGTGAAGTATTTTTATATTTTAAAGAAGCTGCAAAATCAAAAAACATAAAGTATAGCTTTAAAACCAATAAAGAAGTGATACAATTTCCTTTCGATAGAAATAAAATGGAAATTGTTTTGTGCAACATTTTGTCAAATGCTTTAAAATATACTTCCTCTGGCGATAAAATTAAAATGAAGATTGATAGTGATGATGAGTACTGTATAATTAGTATAACAGATACTGGTATAGGTATGAATGCTAAATACTTAGAAAAGATTTTTGATAGATTTTTTCAAATAAAATCTGCTAATTCTGTTAAAATGATTGGTAGTGGAATAGGATTATCGTTTTCAAAAAAAATTGTAGAGCTACATCATGGAAGCATTATAGCAAAAAGTACAGTGAATGAAGGTGCAGAGTTTATTATAAAACTAACCTTAGACCCCAATTTATATGCTGGTGAAATTAATGAAAATTTCATGACATCAGAGAATATAAAAGGATACGTTAGAAATACTGATTCAGAACAATTAGAATCGTTAAAAATTGAACCTAAAAAACATAAAATTTTAATCATAGATGATAATGTAGAAATTTTAAGCTATCTAAAAGATATACTTTCAGAAACTTACGATGTAATTCAGGCAGAAAACGGAGATGTAGGTTTTAAGAAAGCATCCTCTGAAGTTCCAGATGTTATCATAAGTGACGTTATGATGCCTGGTAAAGATGGTATTACACTTTGTAAAGAACTAAAATCTCAAATAACAACATCTCACATACCTATTATACTATTAACTGCAAGAACCTCTACCGTTTTTGAAATTGAAGGATTAAAAACAGGTGCTAATGATTATGTTACAAAACCTTTCGACGCAAAAATAATTAAAGCCAGATTAGAAAGCTTAATAGAAAATCAAGACAAATTAAAACTACACTTACTAAACAAAGTTCGTTTTGAGCCTACTGCAAAAGAAGTAGAATCTGATTCTGATACAGAAAACACCTTTATTAACAAAGCTATTTTATTAGTAGAAAATAATTTAGAAAATAATTCTTTTGGCATAGAAACTATGGTTGATGCATTAAATATGAGTAGATCTAGTTTGTTTAGAAAAATAAAATCATTAACAGGACTCTCATTATCTGCTTTTATAAGATCTATTAGACTAAAAAAAGCGGCACATTTAATCTTAACATCAGACTTAAATTTAAGTCAAATTGCGTACGAAGTTGGCTTTAATGATTATAAATATTTTAAAACCTCTTTTAAAAAACAATTTAAGTGTTTACCCTCTAAATACAGTGGCCTTTATGAGAAAGGAGACAAAGAAATCACCTCTTAG